The Phaseolus vulgaris cultivar G19833 chromosome 10, P. vulgaris v2.0, whole genome shotgun sequence DNA window gttattaaaaattcaaaagatCAAACGAAAAAATATTTGACAAAATATTCTTTTTACAAGATAAGATAGTTTTcaataaagatttaaaaaaaatcaattaatgaatttttttttcaagattcCAAATCGACTAAAAATgagaatattttattgtatataagtgggtgcaaatctcatttcatgagccagttttatggggttgagttcagcttaaagttcactttgtaattTGGTATCAGACTCATTTTGAGTCTATCTTAACAAGTATTTGTTAGTCTTATCAGACCACCCGCTagtaggtgcaaacctcaccataaactgattttatggggttgaattagacttaaatatatttttaaaaaaaattaattcaagtTTCTAAAAAAGTAGGGgcaatatattaagaaaaaaaactccacttttgtttgtattataattctttttatttactACTTTTTGAAAAGTGAAAGAAAGATGTTAACATTTTTGGTTCATATGGAAGAAGTGACATTTAATGTTTTTTCAACCACCACAGTTTTATCTCATTCACAACCTGCTTCTGAATGATATATAACAAAACTATTCCAAACATTCTACAGTTAAATTTACAATCTCACTGTCTCCtcttaaattcatattttttttttaatttaacagACTATATAAGAATTTTGATTTAAAGTATTCTAAAACAACACGTCAATCAACTAATAACTAAGTGTTTATATTACAGATTACTTAAAATATAattcttaaaattaattaataaattttgattttttaaaatctgtATTATGAAGACATTCATATTTACGAAGTTACGTTGAAACTTTGTCCATgacttattttatataaaaatgacTTTTTCATATTCTTCACATATAATTGATCAGCAATTTCCGAGATGATGCTGATCATatcaaaataacttttattgtatttaaaaaatgCTTTTATAAAGTGTGAGTGCAGCAGAAAGAAATATCTGTGAGTGAGAACTAAGAGAgagataatataaaatatacataaaaacaGCAAGGAGTTACACTTTCTATGGCTAGTAGTTGGAAATAACAAAAAGAAACCTCAGCTTTTGAAAATTGATATAAAATCACTTAAAATGagcattaatataatatttgctataaaaaaaaacatatttaagtaaaacattacaagaattaaaaaaaaataaaggttgTGAATAACAACAAATCATATCTGACAAAAAAAAACCATAAAGTAGTTATTGTTATGATGGGGTTCGGTTTTTTTTGGCGTAGTTCACTGATAGTATTTAAGAATTGCTGCATGCAGGGTTGAAGGTTAAGTAGTTTCAGTTTGACTTGTGTGTGTGATTTGTTTTAACTCACATTATtacaacttttattattattattttaatattatttaattttaaatttatttttattatatttatttatttttaaatccatcacatcaaaattatatatatgtaaattttcCTTATATCATTGTTGTTTTGTTAGGTTAGGAAAAGATGTATCAGACACGCATACTCTTCTTTGATAAAGAGTTGTGAGGGACCATCAATGAGAGTGTTCACTGTGTTATGGTTTTCATTCTAGACAAAATCCGTTCATTTCTCCTTCAAATGTTGctatttttataaatgattaacagtaaaaataaataattaaaatttgggACACAAATGCAATTAAAATTGAGGAAagttattacaaagtggactttaagcctaattaaaccccataaaaccggctcatgttGAAGTTTGCATCCATTTAttaggctctaatctctaggtcgacgtgggatctccaacatactCTTCTCACGCCGAGattgccaactcgtgcgtgagactaatatattatgggtggttcgATAGCGGCCGATAGCGAGTGACACAATAGGCccgctaggatagactcgaaatggctctgataccatattacaaagtgaattttaagtctaactcaactttataaaatcggctcatgagATTGAAGTTTGCATgtacttatatacaatgaaagctCTAAtctatagattaaaaaaaagtcaCTTAGAAATCAATTATTACCAACCACAAGTTTTACCTTAATAACCACAAAGGAAATAAGCATAGTTGCTTTGTCACCAACCAAGCAGGTTCGTATGTTTCACGGGGAATACCAAGACTTACTATTAAGCTACTTTTTCAAGTCAATCATGAAATTTCACAGAAACACTTCTCTCCTTCACTACTGAAAATAATCATTTTAGTTTTGTTTAACAACCACACTTTTATCGCGTTCCTACTGAGAAACCATTCCACACATAAATACCCCACTCACTCACTCAAACTTCCATCACAAACACAACCTCTCTTTCATTCAattcaaaactctcccaaacAAACCCTATCATGGCACTAGACTTGGCATCTCTCAATTGGGCTTCCACCACATGTGTGGCAGCCTTCCTTgtcctcctcctcttcctccGCCGTCTCCGCCGCCGCCGATACAACCTGCCCCCAGGCCCAAAGCCCTGGCCCATTATAGGCAATCTCAATCTAATTGGCCCCCTTCCACACCGCTCCATCCACGAGCTCAGTAAAAAATACGGGCCCATCGTGCATGTATGGTTCGGATCAAACCCGGTGGTGGTAGGCTCATCCGTGGACATGGCAAAAGCCTTTCTCAAAACCCACGACGCCACCGTCGCTGGCAGGCCCAAATTCTCTGCCGGGAAATACACAACCTACAACTACACCGATATCACTTGGTCCCAGTATGGCCCATACTGGCGGCAGGCCCGTAGAATGTGCTTGCTGGAACTGTTCAGCCAAAAACGGCTGGAAGAATACGAATACATTAGAAAACAAGAGTTACGCAGTCTTCTTAACAAACTCTTCCATTCCGCAGACAAAACAATTTTACTGAAAGACCACCTTTCCAATTTGAGTCTCAACGTTATATGTCGCATGGTGTTGGGGAAGAACTACCTCGAAGAGTCCGAAAACGCCGTGGTTTCGCCGGAGGAGTTCAAGAGGATGATTGACgagttgtttttgcttaatGGGGTGCTCAACATTGGAGACTTTATTCCCTGGATTAACTTCTTGGACCTGCAGGGTTACATAAAGAGGATGAAGAGTTGTGGCAAGAAGTTCGACAGGTTCTTGGAACACGTGTTGGACGAACATATCGAGAGGAAGAAAGGTGTTAAGGATTATGTCGCGAAGGACATGGTTGATGTTCTTTTGCAACTTGCTGAAGATCCCACTCTTGAGGTCAAGCTTGAAAGGCAAGGAGTCAAGGCTTTTACACAGGTACTCATAACACCCCCCTCTTACTATTTTCCATCACCAATCCTTTTAAATTTTCATGATGTTATAGCTTATCTAAACTATCTTtccttttataaaaatcttctTTTCTATATAAAGCTAAAACATATCACGTCAACTTTAGCCAccacataaaaataatattattataagaaaaaaatctcaataatttaaaaaacgTTACAACTAATAATGCACTATCTTCATTACTTACCTTATCTTCATTggtatatttaataaatatactcACGATTCGACGTGCATATCAGTGAAAAATTCAGAAATAATGTTCACCCTACCTCTTAAGTTTTATCCACATgcaagagattaaaaaaaacaaccCATGCATAAAATGATATATATCTTTCTTGCATGCTCTATTAATCAACATAACAATTTCGAAAAAAGTGTGGGTCGTattctttatttaataaattttatttcagtttttaAAACTTTCAGGAATTTTAaccaataaaagaaaaatgataaaatgtAAGAAATAGTCGCACTCACAATGCTTCATCCTTTAATTATTCCGTACTAATACTTACTAAAAAGTATTGCATTAAATTTTTTCCACAACAAGTTTTGCTAGCTGGATAGCGATATTATTATCTCCTCTTCTGACCCGCAACGTATTATATTACAAATCcactaaaatacaaaattacattattttgtTTCCTTGACATTGACGGCtatattaaagaaagaaaagactaatgaaataatatataatttaagaaaatcaaTAAGTATGCACGCCATggtatttctaaaataataaatgttttaaaaaaactacCATTTTCAAAGAGTTATATAATATAGAACAGAGTGGCTAAGATTTTTTTCCCTTTTGCCTTAATAATGCAGTTTTaccataatttataataatccatgtgattttcagttgaaaaaaacaattcaattatagTATATCAGTCATGAAGTAGTATATCAGGAAACATTTTTCTACTTAAAATTAGTCACATGTACTGATAATCTATCTAACTATTTCACAATTAAAACTAAATTGACTTTTCAAAACTTACTTTGATTAAGCTAATTTGAAGATGTCTTATTTCAAACATCATTATATTGGTAGAATGTGAAATTTGTTCACCAATTATGTGTATTATTATTATCCAGGACCTAATAGCAGGTGGAACTGAGAGTTCTGCTGTAACAGTGGAGTGGGCAATCTCTGAGCTATTGAGAAGACCAGAGATTTTCAAGAAGGCAACAGAGGAGCTAGACAGGGTGATAGGAAGAGAAAGATGGGTTGAAGAGAAGGACATTGTGGATTTACCTTATGTTAATGCCATTGTTAAGGAAGTAATGAGGTTGCACCCTGTGGCACCAATGTTGGTGCCAAGAATGGCTAGAGAGGATTGCCAAATTGGAGGGTATGACATCCCTAAAGGGACTCAAGTGCTTGTGCATGTATGGGCTATTGGAAGAGACCCTGCAATTTGGGACAGCCCAAATGAATTCCAACCAGAGAGGTTTCTGGCTAAGGAGATTGATGTGAAAGGGCATAACTATGAGTTGTTGCCATTTGGTGCTGGGAGAAGGATGTGTCCAGGGTACCCTCTAGGGCTTAAGGTCATTCAAGCAAGTTTGGCCAACCTCTTGCATGGATTTAACTGGAGACTGCCTCAGAATGTGCAGACAGAGGATCTGAACATGGAAGAGATTTTTGGGTTGTCTACACCTAAGAAAATACCTCTGGAAACAGTTCTTCAGCCTAGGCTTCCACATCATCTTTATTCTCTCTGAGAAATGCATCTGCTTAAAGCTTTTCTCTATTAAGATCATAGGAATAAAGGGTCTCTTTTTGTTGTGTGACAAAAAACATTCTCTTTTCATTGCAATGTGATTGTGCAAGAGAATCATAATATATAACAAAACGTATGTAATCCTTTTTTCATTCACTCAAGTAAACTCTATCTTCCTTTTTGCTTTTTCTTTAGTTACTATAATGTAAACATtatcactacaataaaattaataaaattattaataagtaACTAactttagagataaaaaataactagtgattatattaactaaattagatgttaattttgaaactaaaaaattattaatatctataatttctattattaataaaatattataatctaaataattggtagttaaaatcttggtagctaattagatactaatttaaaaactatttaagaataatttaaactaatttagaaactatttttttttagtttctaaaatggtttctaatttagttactataacaactaattatttttttttctaaaattagtttttatttcatgattttcttgtagtgaatcaTATAATGCTTTCCAAAATCATGCATACATGTACACGATTATACATTTTAAGTTTTGGCTTGTTGTCTTTAGGACAATGTGTTTACCACTTTCTATATGGTTAACATGCATAATAAGACAACTACATTAAtacatgatttttaaattttcattcttCATTATCACCTCATGCATATTGTGTCTGATAAATATAGTATCGTTAGGGTTATCAAATGAATTAACATAGTCTCATCAAAATAAAACTTCATTATGAAAACTCATTTTGTTATgaagaatatttaaataaaaagtatatatatttagttaatgaattttattatttacgtATTTAAGAAATTTTGTCTTCATGAAAATCTGAAATCCAAAGAAAAGACATTAGGTcataatacttttatttttgttaatttttgatgtattattaaattatttacaaataattaatgtaattttgatttataattatGATAGACTCTACCATCATTcttaattgatttaattttaatatattttagaaaataaatttaatttaatatatataatttatttattattataatgttatcatttaaatatgaaatatttaaaatatttccgGGATCAAGATACTAGTTTCTTATATAGGTACAATGTATACTGCATAGACAATTAATGTTTGGATCTATACAcatctaataataaaaaatagaaaattaaaatacgAGTAAAAATGTATTGGTAAATAatgaaaatccaaaataatttaatattttttaataataatttaaatccTACTGCATGttactttaatatttaaatgaatttatacTGGCGtaagaacatatatatatatatatatatatatatatatatatatatatatatatatatatatagagtaTAGCTGTGTCAAAATTCTTGTCAAAAGATGAATAacgacaatttttttattatttccaTTAAAAATTACTTAATACGATGAgacaaaaagacaaaaataacaaatagtGGGGTGTGTGGGTTTACAAAAATGGGTGTGGATCAGGAAAAGGCCGAATAGTGAGAAAAAGATGGCAAATGCtgcctgcaccatatcaattccaATATGTACCCAACATATTatcaaaatgacaaaaatatccttctaaaatgaaaaaataaccttaaatgAAAGGAgggtataaataaaaattacttccaCAACCTTTTATCCGAAAATATTTCGGATTTGGATATCCAGacacatttttaaatttcataaatttttatccgaaatgcattttcaattttttctgaattttttatctagagtgtatttttttatttttgaattatatttattattctggatttttaaatttaaaataagggtaattttgaaagtttagaAAAATGATAGGGTGTTGAGGAAGAAATTgccaaaaaaaattcttaactCTGTTCATTAagccaataaaataaaattctttaaAAGTAGCTACAAACTTAGattatacaaaagaaaaatcatagtatattttgttaacatatttaattaataccAAAGGGTTAATTATATTTGTGCTCCATTCGCAAATATCACATCAACTTTATTATCTTTAGAACACTCAATTTAGAACCAAATTCATGTAAAAAATTCTCATTAAGTAGTTCCATGCATCAAATATTCGATTTGTTGATGAAGATATTCATTCAATATTCAGTAATCAGAGCACACTTGGGTTAATTGAGGGATGCAATTAACAGAACAGTTTAAAATATCAGAATTGAAATGTGCTTCTACTTTTGCATTTACCTCTccattttctttctcatttctcAACTTCTCAAAATGTCAATTCAATTGAAAAATCTCTTACACTTAACTACATCATGAACACCAAAAAACAGAGACAATGCAACACAAGTGTTTGTCTTTATGCTCCTGCTGTTTCTTGACAAATCTAACATAATGccatcaaa harbors:
- the LOC137819726 gene encoding trimethyltridecatetraene synthase-like yields the protein MALDLASLNWASTTCVAAFLVLLLFLRRLRRRRYNLPPGPKPWPIIGNLNLIGPLPHRSIHELSKKYGPIVHVWFGSNPVVVGSSVDMAKAFLKTHDATVAGRPKFSAGKYTTYNYTDITWSQYGPYWRQARRMCLLELFSQKRLEEYEYIRKQELRSLLNKLFHSADKTILLKDHLSNLSLNVICRMVLGKNYLEESENAVVSPEEFKRMIDELFLLNGVLNIGDFIPWINFLDLQGYIKRMKSCGKKFDRFLEHVLDEHIERKKGVKDYVAKDMVDVLLQLAEDPTLEVKLERQGVKAFTQDLIAGGTESSAVTVEWAISELLRRPEIFKKATEELDRVIGRERWVEEKDIVDLPYVNAIVKEVMRLHPVAPMLVPRMAREDCQIGGYDIPKGTQVLVHVWAIGRDPAIWDSPNEFQPERFLAKEIDVKGHNYELLPFGAGRRMCPGYPLGLKVIQASLANLLHGFNWRLPQNVQTEDLNMEEIFGLSTPKKIPLETVLQPRLPHHLYSL